A stretch of the Fusobacterium varium genome encodes the following:
- a CDS encoding ribonuclease HI — protein MVELLIKDKANINRAFETVKEANNWLRNIEYYYTEEMGKLLKEDTIFFDVGTGRGIGEEVRVTDFLGNSIIEKLPEYRELVNEYGNYNLGKINNVTYGELYGFYLALLIALENNIYKIAGDNTTVINIWSKGEGITSKILPYELELINKVSVLRKEFEEKGGEIFYINGGLNPADLGFHQKKRKNIKTLFANYNENYEKENIDW, from the coding sequence ATGGTAGAACTACTTATCAAAGATAAAGCTAATATTAATAGAGCTTTTGAAACAGTTAAAGAAGCGAATAATTGGTTGAGAAATATAGAATATTATTATACTGAAGAAATGGGAAAATTGTTAAAAGAAGATACTATATTCTTTGATGTTGGAACTGGAAGAGGAATAGGAGAAGAAGTTAGAGTTACAGACTTTTTAGGAAACTCTATAATAGAAAAATTACCAGAGTATAGAGAGTTAGTAAATGAGTATGGAAATTATAATCTAGGAAAGATTAATAATGTTACATATGGAGAACTTTATGGATTTTATTTGGCATTATTAATAGCCTTAGAAAATAATATTTATAAAATTGCAGGGGACAATACAACTGTAATTAATATTTGGAGTAAAGGTGAGGGAATAACTTCTAAAATACTTCCTTATGAGCTAGAATTAATTAATAAAGTAAGTGTATTGAGAAAAGAGTTCGAAGAAAAAGGGGGAGAAATTTTCTATATTAACGGAGGGTTAAATCCAGCTGACTTAGGTTTTCATCAGAAGAAAAGGAAGAATATCAAAACTCTATTTGCTAATTATAATGAAAATTATGAAAAAGAAAATATTGATTGGTGA
- a CDS encoding ParA family protein produces the protein MKKNVLITYGKNRTVNSATIFFTKNNLGLLKITSETKEVIIEYKNDILTIYPFKEGIIAEKYTKGETIIYLKSYIKLEYNKQRSKFQFQIPYEIIKNWNLGENKHVDLKLEKDRLVFKRYKEQKPRYEYRPEYIRNTIPIINIKSITGGVGKTFFASSIGTGLAVAGYKVLILTTDPNNNLLDMLLPVEETKDEMKYYSFDDKEIQIDSKTKGLKYWIKNGTGEIINLRENVDFIPFESLFEDKKIFEQNIGKFLYSLKGKYDYIVIDSNSAQGIDEIILNYTKKLVIPCSGDRFSFKGLIQAIQELGVDRIAVIAFNRYLDSIVEKEYYQKIKEKLKGKGVFLNIPVRELAAIKKLIHQNKTIWESTDQRLAEVQIVFKEILKRLVYQCSV, from the coding sequence ATGAAAAAAAATGTACTGATTACATATGGAAAAAATAGAACTGTAAATTCTGCTACAATATTTTTTACTAAAAATAATTTAGGATTGCTTAAAATAACTTCAGAAACTAAAGAAGTTATTATAGAGTATAAAAATGATATTTTAACTATATATCCTTTTAAAGAAGGAATAATAGCTGAAAAATATACTAAGGGAGAAACAATAATTTATTTGAAGTCTTATATAAAACTTGAATATAATAAACAAAGAAGTAAATTTCAGTTTCAAATCCCATATGAGATAATAAAAAATTGGAACTTAGGAGAAAATAAACATGTTGATTTAAAATTAGAAAAAGATAGACTTGTATTTAAAAGATATAAAGAGCAAAAACCAAGATATGAATATAGACCTGAATATATAAGAAATACTATTCCGATTATAAATATAAAATCTATAACAGGAGGAGTAGGAAAAACTTTTTTTGCTAGTTCTATTGGCACAGGATTAGCAGTAGCAGGATATAAAGTTTTAATACTGACAACAGATCCAAATAATAACCTTTTAGATATGTTGTTACCTGTAGAAGAGACTAAAGATGAAATGAAATACTATTCATTTGATGATAAAGAAATACAAATAGATAGTAAAACTAAAGGGCTAAAATATTGGATTAAAAATGGAACAGGTGAAATTATTAATTTAAGAGAAAATGTAGATTTTATTCCTTTTGAAAGTCTTTTTGAAGATAAAAAAATATTTGAACAAAATATAGGAAAGTTTCTATATTCTTTAAAAGGGAAATATGATTATATAGTTATTGATTCTAATTCTGCTCAAGGAATTGATGAGATAATTTTAAATTATACTAAAAAGCTTGTTATACCATGTTCTGGTGATAGATTTTCTTTTAAAGGATTAATACAAGCAATTCAGGAATTAGGAGTTGATAGAATAGCTGTAATAGCCTTTAATAGATATTTGGATAGCATAGTTGAAAAGGAATATTATCAAAAAATAAAAGAAAAGTTAAAAGGAAAAGGGGTATTTTTAAATATACCTGTGAGAGAATTAGCTGCTATTAAGAAATTGATTCATCAAAATAAAACTATTTGGGAATCAACAGATCAAAGATTAGCAGAAGTACAAATAGTTTTTAAAGAAATTTTAAAAAGATTAGTTTATCAATGTTCTGTTTAG
- a CDS encoding AAA family ATPase, producing the protein MKKLLPDGISDFKTLIENNYYYVDKTPFISEIGKNVGKTLLFTRPRRFGKTLNMSMLKYFFDVREAEENRKLFKGLEIQKSSYFKEQGKYPVIFISMKDIKGNTWEKLFKNLKIKISHLFSEYRFLLKEVDKIDSDFLEKIIFNDTVEESVLENSLSIFANILKRYYNQKVIILIDEYDTPLISAYRYGYYKEAKNFFSGFYSSALKDNNVLQVGVITGIIRVVRAGIFSDLNNLKEYTILNKEYDEYFGFLEEEVNNALKYYEIDFKLDEVHSWYNGYKFGDKKIYNPWSILNFLSTKEFKSYWIDTSDNYLIKDILKSADRETFDKLNNLLFGKKVEEEITGKSTLQEVLEAHDLWELLLFSGYLTIDKKIEDDIYSVKIPNNEVKKFFKDSFIEISFGTNLTFKRLIKTLLNNNIEDFEKNLQEILLKYMSFYDVSNIEKVYHSFILGLMIHLEGRYHINSNREGGLGRYDIAIEPLNKNLRGFILEFKVADSEETLEQKADEALEQIKDKKYYIELEKRGIKEMTFLGIAFYKKLLKIKSSED; encoded by the coding sequence ATGAAGAAATTACTTCCTGATGGAATAAGCGACTTTAAAACTTTAATAGAAAATAATTATTATTATGTAGATAAAACTCCTTTTATAAGTGAGATTGGAAAAAATGTAGGTAAAACACTTCTTTTTACCCGTCCAAGGCGTTTTGGGAAAACTCTTAATATGTCAATGTTAAAATATTTCTTTGATGTAAGAGAGGCTGAAGAAAATAGAAAGTTATTTAAGGGGTTAGAAATACAAAAATCATCTTATTTTAAAGAACAGGGAAAATATCCTGTAATTTTTATATCAATGAAGGACATCAAGGGAAATACTTGGGAAAAGCTTTTTAAAAATTTAAAAATAAAAATATCTCATCTTTTTTCTGAATATAGATTTTTGCTAAAAGAAGTAGATAAAATAGATTCTGATTTTTTGGAAAAAATAATATTTAATGACACTGTAGAAGAAAGTGTTTTAGAGAACTCTTTGTCTATTTTTGCTAATATTTTAAAAAGATATTATAATCAAAAAGTAATAATTTTAATAGATGAGTATGATACCCCTTTAATATCAGCTTACAGATATGGCTATTATAAAGAAGCTAAAAACTTTTTCAGTGGATTTTATTCTTCAGCATTAAAAGATAATAATGTTCTTCAAGTAGGAGTAATAACAGGGATAATAAGAGTTGTAAGAGCTGGAATATTTTCAGACTTAAATAATCTAAAAGAGTATACTATTTTAAATAAGGAATATGATGAATATTTTGGATTTTTAGAAGAAGAAGTAAACAATGCTTTAAAATATTATGAAATAGATTTTAAATTAGATGAAGTACATTCTTGGTATAATGGATATAAATTTGGAGATAAAAAAATATATAATCCTTGGAGCATATTAAATTTTTTATCAACAAAAGAATTTAAAAGTTATTGGATAGATACATCAGATAACTATTTAATAAAAGATATTCTTAAATCAGCTGATAGAGAAACTTTTGATAAATTAAACAATTTATTGTTTGGAAAAAAAGTAGAAGAAGAAATTACAGGGAAATCAACACTTCAAGAAGTGTTAGAAGCACATGATTTATGGGAGCTGCTGCTATTTTCTGGATATTTAACTATTGATAAAAAAATAGAAGATGATATTTATAGTGTTAAGATTCCAAATAATGAAGTTAAGAAATTTTTTAAAGATAGTTTTATAGAAATTTCTTTTGGTACAAATTTAACTTTTAAAAGGTTAATAAAAACCTTATTAAATAACAATATAGAGGATTTTGAAAAGAATCTTCAAGAAATACTTTTAAAATATATGAGCTTCTATGATGTATCAAATATAGAAAAAGTATACCACAGCTTTATCTTAGGTCTTATGATCCATCTTGAAGGGAGATATCATATAAATTCTAATAGAGAAGGTGGACTTGGAAGATATGATATAGCAATAGAGCCTTTAAATAAAAATTTAAGAGGATTTATTTTAGAATTTAAGGTAGCTGATTCTGAAGAAACTCTTGAACAGAAGGCAGATGAAGCTTTAGAGCAGATAAAAGATAAAAAGTATTACATAGAATTAGAAAAAAGAGGTATAAAGGAAATGACATTTTTAGGAATAGCATTTTATAAGAAACTTCTGAAAATTAAAAGTTCTGAGGATTAA
- a CDS encoding helix-turn-helix transcriptional regulator, whose translation MNNYGNLIKKFREERSLSQNELAKKAEVGNGTIGDIERGARKGKISTLDKIAKALSLTEEERMKLENAFMGRNINILGDKRVENLSKKELSQYEKVINEAYIFFNDKSSTEEEKQKLLMAINEIFFMSKEINRKK comes from the coding sequence ATGAATAATTATGGAAATCTTATAAAAAAATTTAGAGAAGAAAGAAGTCTTTCTCAAAATGAATTAGCTAAAAAAGCAGAAGTTGGGAATGGAACTATAGGAGATATTGAAAGAGGGGCAAGAAAAGGAAAAATTTCAACATTAGATAAAATAGCAAAAGCTTTAAGTTTAACAGAAGAAGAAAGAATGAAACTAGAGAATGCTTTTATGGGAAGGAATATAAATATTTTAGGTGATAAAAGAGTAGAAAACTTGAGTAAGAAAGAATTATCTCAATATGAAAAAGTTATAAATGAAGCTTATATATTTTTTAATGATAAATCCTCAACAGAAGAAGAGAAACAAAAGTTATTGATGGCAATAAATGAAATATTTTTTATGAGTAAAGAGATTAATAGAAAAAAATAA
- a CDS encoding AAA family ATPase gives MKKIPIGIDDFKEIRTENYFYIDKTKLIEDILNDGALVKLLCCPKKFGKTLNMSMLKYFFDIRGAEENRKLFNNLYIENSPLITKQGKYPIIFLDMKGIEGNTFEEFLEQLRQKFSNLFKEYIDIFDKLDEFSKLTFKKYISRDHEGLYYALYHLIKILKEYYKKNVIVILDNYDEPLIKATEKGFCKEATMFFGTLYGSALKTNSNLQQGILVGTFTAAELQLIPDLNNVCENTVFSSYKYKGYFGLEEDEVKIALESYNLESNLKEVKEWYGGYKLKNKEIYNTYSILKYLENRKVGLYWTKIYENSLIEKLSEKIIKEVNRRLKYLFEAKETYLYLSFFRNLEEMINEVNENEIFLMMLYDGYLTIKEKVGDCSYSVKLPNKEIQLFFNLFFHK, from the coding sequence ATGAAAAAAATTCCTATAGGAATAGATGATTTTAAAGAAATTAGAACTGAAAATTATTTTTATATAGACAAAACAAAACTTATAGAAGATATATTGAATGATGGAGCTTTAGTAAAATTGCTTTGCTGTCCAAAAAAATTTGGGAAAACTTTAAATATGTCTATGCTGAAATATTTTTTTGATATAAGAGGAGCAGAAGAAAATAGAAAACTATTTAATAATCTCTATATAGAAAATTCACCATTAATAACAAAACAAGGAAAATATCCGATAATATTTTTAGATATGAAAGGAATTGAAGGGAATACTTTTGAGGAATTTTTAGAACAATTAAGGCAGAAATTTAGTAATTTATTTAAAGAATACATTGATATTTTTGACAAACTAGATGAATTTTCTAAATTGACTTTTAAGAAATATATATCTAGAGATCATGAGGGATTATACTATGCACTTTATCATTTAATCAAGATTTTAAAAGAATATTATAAAAAAAATGTAATAGTTATATTGGATAATTATGATGAACCACTAATCAAAGCTACTGAAAAAGGATTTTGTAAAGAAGCTACTATGTTTTTTGGTACTTTGTATGGAAGTGCATTAAAAACTAATAGTAACTTACAGCAAGGAATATTAGTAGGAACTTTTACAGCTGCTGAACTTCAATTAATACCAGATTTAAATAATGTATGTGAAAATACAGTTTTTTCATCATATAAATATAAAGGATATTTTGGACTAGAAGAAGATGAAGTAAAAATAGCTTTAGAAAGTTATAATTTAGAATCAAATTTAAAAGAAGTAAAAGAATGGTATGGAGGATATAAATTAAAAAATAAAGAAATTTATAATACATATAGCATTTTAAAATATTTAGAAAATAGAAAAGTAGGACTTTATTGGACAAAAATTTATGAAAATAGTCTAATAGAAAAATTGAGTGAAAAAATTATAAAAGAAGTAAATAGAAGATTAAAATATTTGTTTGAGGCTAAAGAGACCTATTTATATTTAAGCTTTTTTAGAAATTTAGAAGAAATGATAAATGAAGTAAATGAAAATGAAATATTTTTAATGATGTTGTATGATGGATACTTAACTATAAAAGAAAAAGTTGGAGATTGTAGCTATTCAGTAAAGCTTCCTAATAAAGAGATTCAATTATTTTTCAATTTATTTTTTCATAAATAA
- a CDS encoding type II toxin-antitoxin system HipA family toxin, whose translation MIKLNEIEVWFNNKKKIGIIKKVNQRPYTTSFRYDKQWLKNGFSISPFSLPLEDKEYIANPFLFDGIFGVFADSLPDSWGRLLENEMLRSAGIDPGEIDPINRLSMIGELGMGALTYSPMLEFDIEGNNNIDLDKLSLSCKEIITVDDSEYLDELYKLGGFLGGSKSKILIKVDEEEWIIKFPSLLDKPGIGKQEYDYSICAKNCGIDMPETRLFSSEISKGYFGIKRFDRDMNNEGIHMITASALLEVSHKFPNLDYIDLLKLTKELTLSEEEIKKMFKLMCFNIFAHNRDDHSKNFSFIYNRKDDSWKLSPAYDLIYSNSSIGKEHATLVNGNSRNPGIKEILEVAKKVNLDIEYAENIALNIKRVVERELKEYLS comes from the coding sequence ATGATAAAATTAAATGAAATAGAAGTATGGTTTAATAATAAGAAAAAAATAGGAATAATAAAAAAAGTAAATCAACGACCATATACTACTTCTTTTAGATATGATAAGCAATGGTTAAAAAATGGATTTTCTATTAGTCCTTTTAGTTTACCTTTGGAAGATAAAGAGTATATAGCTAATCCATTTCTTTTTGATGGAATATTTGGAGTATTTGCAGATAGCTTACCTGATAGTTGGGGAAGATTACTTGAAAATGAAATGTTAAGAAGTGCTGGTATAGATCCTGGAGAAATAGACCCAATAAATCGATTGTCTATGATTGGAGAGTTAGGAATGGGTGCTTTAACATATTCTCCTATGCTTGAATTTGATATAGAAGGAAATAATAATATAGATTTAGATAAATTATCTCTATCTTGTAAAGAAATTATAACAGTTGATGATTCAGAATACTTAGATGAACTTTATAAATTGGGAGGATTTTTAGGTGGATCAAAATCAAAGATTCTTATTAAAGTTGATGAAGAGGAATGGATAATAAAGTTTCCATCATTATTAGATAAACCAGGAATAGGTAAACAGGAGTATGATTATTCAATATGTGCTAAAAATTGTGGAATAGATATGCCTGAAACAAGATTATTTTCTTCAGAAATATCTAAAGGTTATTTTGGAATAAAAAGATTTGATAGGGATATGAATAATGAGGGAATACATATGATTACAGCTAGTGCATTATTAGAAGTTTCACATAAATTTCCTAACCTAGATTATATTGATTTATTGAAGCTTACCAAAGAATTAACTTTAAGTGAAGAAGAAATAAAGAAAATGTTTAAGCTGATGTGTTTCAATATCTTTGCTCATAACAGAGATGATCACTCTAAAAATTTCTCATTTATCTATAATAGAAAAGATGATTCTTGGAAACTATCTCCAGCTTATGATCTAATTTATAGTAATTCTTCTATTGGTAAAGAACATGCTACATTAGTAAATGGTAATAGTAGAAATCCTGGAATAAAGGAAATATTAGAAGTTGCTAAGAAAGTAAACTTAGATATAGAGTATGCAGAAAATATAGCTTTGAACATAAAAAGAGTAGTAGAAAGAGAATTAAAAGAGTATTTAAGTTAA